DNA from Pelobacter propionicus DSM 2379:
TCGTCGAAATCGCGGGCCGTCTCGCCGTCGATGGTCACGGTGGCCAGTGGACGCAGATCCACCCGCCCGGCCAGCTCTTGTGCCGGCACGGTTTCGGGGATCGCCTCGGCCTCTGCCAGGGTGTCGGGGGCGAAGACGTGCGGCAGGTCGAAGCGTCGGATGGCCGACTGCACCTCCACCTCGGGGTCGTCGGGCCAGCCCAGCACCTCCACCACATTTCCCTCTGCCGGCCGGCCGCCCACGGGGTAGGAGGAGAGCTCCACCACCACCTGCTGGCCGTCCTGGGCCAGGCCGCGTCCCTTGGGCGGGATGGCGATGACCAGGTTGAGGCGGGTCTCTTCGGGGATGACGATGGCGCCGCGCCTGGTCTCCTCGTAGCGCCCCACCACGCGGCTCACCCCCCGCTCCACTACGCTGGTGATGCGCCCTTCGAACTTGCCCCCCCCCATGCGGCTTCGTTCTGCATGCACCTCCACGGTGTCGCCATGCATGGCGCCCCTCATGTGGCGCTGGGGGATGAAAATGTCCTCGCCCCCCCCCTGGGGGGTGACGAAGCCGTAGCCGTCCCGGTGGCTGGAGAGCTTTCCGCGGATGCTGGTTGCCGCGCTTGCCAGGGCATAGCTGTTGCCCCTGAATCTGACCAGTTCGCCGTCTTGGGCCATGTCATCCAGCATGCGTTTCAGTTCGTTCTTTACGTGGCGACCGCCGAACTGGCGCAGGATTCCGGCGAAGTGGATGGCTCCGTCCTGCTGCTTGAGAAAGGCGAGTATGTTTTTCTTGGAAATCTGCATGGATTCCTTCCGGGTAGCGCGTGTTCTGTTGTGCCGTTGTTCGGGGGATGATATGCTTTTCCGCCGCATATTGCGACCAATTTCATCCCCACAGGATATGCCGTGAACCGTCTCTTCCGTTTCGAACCGGTCGTTCTGCTCTGCATGCTTTCCCTTGCACTCCCTGTCAGCCGGGTTGCCGCCCAGACCGACCCTGCTCTGCTGTCGGCCGCATCCGGGTCTGTCTCCCCCTCTTCGGTGGCGCTCCGCTTCAATGCCCTGAACAGCCTGATACGCGACGGGAACATCGCCAGGGAGGCTGCCCGGAATGAATTGCAGCGCTTGCTGCCGCAGATGCGGGCCGAGTACTACCGCAGGGGGGGAGTCGGCTACGGGAAGGATGCCTGGGTGTTCCCCCTGGCCGACCATGATGCCCGTGCCATCGGCAATGGTCGCGACAGAGGCTATGCTGCGGCAGGGTACGACTATTTCCTGGGCAACCGCCATGGCGGGCACCCCTCCTTCGACATCTTCATCCACGACCGCAACCGGGATTGCCGGGATGACCGCAACGGGAAGCCGGTCAGGGTCCTGTCGCTCACCGGCGGAATCGTGGTGGCCCTGGAACAGGAGTGGCGGCAGGGGAGCCGGCTGCGGGGGGGCGTTTATCTCTGGGTGTATGACCCGGTCAACGATCTTCTGGTCTACTACGCCCACAACAGTGAACTGTCCGTGGGGCTGGGTGAAATCGTCCGGCCGGGAGATCAGCTTGCCATTGTGGGGCGCAGCGGGTACAATGCGGCAAAAATGCGCTCTCCCACCCATCTGCATTTGACGGTCCTGAAGCTTAAGGACGGTCGTCCGCTGCCGGTGGATGTGTACCGGGAGTTGGCAAGGGCCACAACCGGACGCAACTCCGGAACCGAGTGACACATCAGGGTAAGCGCTATTTTTAAAGGACAATTTCATCTTACGAGGAGTCATCTTTGGCAAAACCAAATTATCAATTCCAAAAACGACAGAAAGAACTGGAAAAACTCAAGAAGCAGGAAGAAAAGAAACAGCGCAAGCTGGAACGGGCCAAGGAGGAGAGCGACGAAAACCAGGAACAGGCCGACGACGGGGAGGAAGTCTCCTAGGTCGGGTCGCTCTGCGGATATTCCCGTTTTTCTG
Protein-coding regions in this window:
- a CDS encoding M23 family metallopeptidase; amino-acid sequence: MNRLFRFEPVVLLCMLSLALPVSRVAAQTDPALLSAASGSVSPSSVALRFNALNSLIRDGNIAREAARNELQRLLPQMRAEYYRRGGVGYGKDAWVFPLADHDARAIGNGRDRGYAAAGYDYFLGNRHGGHPSFDIFIHDRNRDCRDDRNGKPVRVLSLTGGIVVALEQEWRQGSRLRGGVYLWVYDPVNDLLVYYAHNSELSVGLGEIVRPGDQLAIVGRSGYNAAKMRSPTHLHLTVLKLKDGRPLPVDVYRELARATTGRNSGTE